A genomic region of Caenorhabditis elegans chromosome V contains the following coding sequences:
- the nhr-59 gene encoding NR LBD domain-containing protein (Confirmed by transcript evidence) — translation MDIQNFQFNRDSFATSTKVAPSLSTFLGRPEFLLSCSPGTSASTSQNKFIDLSPFIKNCKQVLMDDRKIPLAPGKTRLQKLSSSLDFEISANNKKKKTDLRKVSTLGFSEAIQIFENELLMTSKWLAHFEEFHDLGNDFKFKFLECTWNIWNRLERVARTAALLRDQKISNGKGNEIILARNCVIDLRTVKFEVEWFTNYSLSEISYFIEGVGDWSMNKPLQAIIDFNPTEIELNFMLAQISLTCASKQMDSQYQETIDNLQKLIADDLHSYYIKEMRLPVYSSRIQKMMKVNNMVLRVMWERKEKLSIARMFNIFNPNFSHPELVKDVF, via the exons ATGGATATTCAAA atttccaATTCAACCGCGACTCATTTGCCACCTCTACAAAAGTGGCACCATCATTATCCACATTCCTTGGAAGACCTGAATTCCTGTTGTCATGCAGTCCAGGTACTTCTGCTTCAACTTCACAGAACAAATTCATCGATTTAAGtccttttatcaaaaactgcaaaCAAGTTTTAATGGACGATAGGAAGATCCCGTTAGCTCCTGGAAAAACTCGATTGCAAAAACTATCCAGTTCgctagattttgaaatttccgcgaataacaagaaaaagaaaacggaTTTACGAAAAGTCTCCACGCTGGGTTTTAGTGAAGCcatacaaatatttgaaaatgagctGCTTATGACTTCTAAGTGGCTTGCGCATTTTGAGGAATTTCACGATCTTGGAAACGATTTCAAG ttcaaatttttggaatgcaCATGGAACATTTGGAATCGGTTGGAGCGAGTTGCACGGACTGCTGCGCTTTTgagagatcaaaaaatttcgaatggAAAAGGAAATGAAATAATTCTCGCACGGAATTGCGTTATCGATTTGAGAACTGTGAAGTTTGAAGTAGAGTGGTTCACAAATTATTCGCTTAGTGAAATTTCATA cttCATCGAAGGAGTCGGCGATTGGTCGATGAACAAACCCCTGCAAGCAATCATCGACTTCAACCCCACTGAAATTGAGCTGAACTTTATGTTGGCTCAAATTTCTTTAACATGCGCATCCAAACAAATGGACAGCCAATACCAGGAAACCATTGACAATCTGCAAAAACTTATTGCTGATGATCTACACAGCTACTACATCAAAGAAATGAGACTACCAGTTTATTCAAgtcgaattcaaaaaatgatgaaagtGAATAATATGGTGCTGAGGGTGATGTGGGAACGGAAAGAAAAGCTGTCAATTGCGAGgatgttca
- the nhr-59 gene encoding Nuclear hormone receptor family member nhr-59 (Confirmed by transcript evidence), with translation MHPDSSRKLALKAVVNQTFCQVCGQESHGAHFGAITCRACAAFFRRVAAGANFEVKCKDGRGRCKILTNGRSCCKKCRLKKCKDIGMDIQNFQFNRDSFATSTKVAPSLSTFLGRPEFLLSCSPGTSASTSQNKFIDLSPFIKNCKQVLMDDRKIPLAPGKTRLQKLSSSLDFEISANNKKKKTDLRKVSTLGFSEAIQIFENELLMTSKWLAHFEEFHDLGNDFKFKFLECTWNIWNRLERVARTAALLRDQKISNGKGNEIILARNCVIDLRTVKFEVEWFTNYSLSEISYFIEGVGDWSMNKPLQAIIDFNPTEIELNFMLAQISLTCASKQMDSQYQETIDNLQKLIADDLHSYYIKEMRLPVYSSRIQKMMKVNNMVLRVMWERKEKLSIARMFNIFNPNFSHPELVKDVF, from the exons ATGCATCCGGATTCATCTAGAAAACTAGCACTGAAAGCTGTGGTTAATCAAACTTTTTGTCAAGTTTGTGGTCAGGAATCTCATGGTGCTCATTTTGGAGCAATAACTTGCAGAGCATGTGCCGCGTTTTTCAG acGAGTAGCAGCAGGCGcaaattttgaagtgaaatGCAAGGATGGAAGAGGAagatgcaaaattttgacGAATGGAAGGTCATGTTGTAAGAAATGCCGTTTGAAAAAGTGCAAGGATATTGGAATGGATATTCAAA atttccaATTCAACCGCGACTCATTTGCCACCTCTACAAAAGTGGCACCATCATTATCCACATTCCTTGGAAGACCTGAATTCCTGTTGTCATGCAGTCCAGGTACTTCTGCTTCAACTTCACAGAACAAATTCATCGATTTAAGtccttttatcaaaaactgcaaaCAAGTTTTAATGGACGATAGGAAGATCCCGTTAGCTCCTGGAAAAACTCGATTGCAAAAACTATCCAGTTCgctagattttgaaatttccgcgaataacaagaaaaagaaaacggaTTTACGAAAAGTCTCCACGCTGGGTTTTAGTGAAGCcatacaaatatttgaaaatgagctGCTTATGACTTCTAAGTGGCTTGCGCATTTTGAGGAATTTCACGATCTTGGAAACGATTTCAAG ttcaaatttttggaatgcaCATGGAACATTTGGAATCGGTTGGAGCGAGTTGCACGGACTGCTGCGCTTTTgagagatcaaaaaatttcgaatggAAAAGGAAATGAAATAATTCTCGCACGGAATTGCGTTATCGATTTGAGAACTGTGAAGTTTGAAGTAGAGTGGTTCACAAATTATTCGCTTAGTGAAATTTCATA cttCATCGAAGGAGTCGGCGATTGGTCGATGAACAAACCCCTGCAAGCAATCATCGACTTCAACCCCACTGAAATTGAGCTGAACTTTATGTTGGCTCAAATTTCTTTAACATGCGCATCCAAACAAATGGACAGCCAATACCAGGAAACCATTGACAATCTGCAAAAACTTATTGCTGATGATCTACACAGCTACTACATCAAAGAAATGAGACTACCAGTTTATTCAAgtcgaattcaaaaaatgatgaaagtGAATAATATGGTGCTGAGGGTGATGTGGGAACGGAAAGAAAAGCTGTCAATTGCGAGgatgttca
- the fbxa-137 gene encoding DUF38 domain-containing protein (Confirmed by transcript evidence) → MQVDTLNWSALPLGFKQKVVNILDFETRNSLLRCSKTDHQIVGKCPVAYQQLEISTNHKFLTSQHKNTKFAFKIKALSFQNKFFWQTRYLEKQDAVDHFMILFKNRNSFVQSVRIKNGRDIESFLYHLLLRMRKEQEENNCRVKIKAREIEWEGGFRTEYVYLLELLSYFDTSVLRIIKIKSYYMLRDAVDRLIATKQFRNAKEVHICPMMRIPIEPFLHLDSFEISMTSVKSDDVVTLMKKFQQKLTPNNCHFRLTNEEKLEDDFLNDVFQKLGIAGDGPERESISTDEKNHISKFPTVEEKSWLLVKFEEYSVFGVIVSSDFLASLKYDVLIFMTLRELGFDCNCPLLSLE, encoded by the exons ATGCAAGTGGACACACTGAATTGGTCTGCATTACCACTAGGGTTTAAGCAGAAAGTTGTAAATATATTGGATTTTGAAACGAG aaattcactGCTCCGCTGCTCCAAGACAGACCATCAAATAGTGGGAAAATGCCCCGTCGCATATCAACAGTTGGAAATATCCACAAACCACAAGTTTTTAACTTCCCAGCACAAGAACACCAAATTCGCATTCAAAATCAAAgctttaagttttcaaaacaagtttttttggcaaacgaGGTATCTAGAAAAGCAAGATGCAGTTGACCATTTCAtgatattattcaaaaatcgaaattcgtTTGTGCAATCCGTGAGAATCAAGAACGGGCGAGATATCGAGAGCTTTCTATATCATTTGTTGCTCAGAATGCGGAAGGAGCAAGAGGAAAATAATTGTAGAGTGAAAATCAAAGCTCGAGAAATCGAATGGGAAGGTGGATTTCGGACGGAATATGTGTACTTATTGGAGCTGCTCAGCTATTTTGATACTTCTGTGTTGCGGATTATAAAAATCAAGAGTTATTACATGCTAAGAGACGCAGTAGACCGACTGATAGCCACTAAGCAATTCAGGAATGCCAAAGAAGTTCACATTTGCCCAATGATGCGTATTCCGATTGAGCCATTTCTTCATCTGGactcttttgaaatttctatgaCGTCTGTGAAGTCTGATGATGTAGTCACATTAATGAAG aaatttcaacaaaagcTTACTCCCAACAACTGCCACTTTAGACTTacaaatgaagaaaaacttgAAGACGACTTCCTTAACGATGTATTCCAAAAACTTGGCATAGCGGGCGATGGACCTGAGAGAGAATCTAT AAGCACCGACGAAAAGAATCATATCTCTAAGTTTCCGACCGTCGAAGAAAAATCTTGGCTGTTGGTCAAATTTGAGGAGTACTCAGTATTCGGTGTAATTGTTTCCAGCGATTTTCTGGCAAGTCTTAAATACGACGTTCTCATTTTCATGACTCTTCGGGAGCTAGGATTCGATTGCAATTGTCCTCTTTTATCTCTTGAATAA